gcagactgtcagctttaatttgagggtatttacatccaaatcgggtTTACGTGTAGGAATTaaaatttttccactgcctcatttgctaaaagttgtttctttagaccaagcatgtcaaactcaaaggctaacatgggccaaaaaaaaaaaaaattaagtttatgtgggccgcatcaaaaaaaaaaaatttttttacaatataatgcagacggatccgttctgaacggatccaccgtctgcattatatgagcggatccgtctcagacggatccgctctgaacgcaagtgtgaaagtagccttaggggcgagaacctgggatctttcatcccttgtcctattcagctctattagggtgaataggacttcagggatgttaccatggcaaccagggcttctgtagcgtcctggctgccatggtaactgatcggagcccaggcttacacagctggggctccgatcagaagctgccactgcaccaccaatgagggggaggggagaggtccctgtggccactgccaccaatgattttaatactgggggggttgagaggggctggcgcactgtgccaccaatgattttaatgggatggggggttgaggggggcacactgcaccaccaatgataaatttcccctttatacaggaggctggtactggcagatcagcagttaacccctcaggtgcggcacctaaggggttaactgcctctgatcgcagctccctgtcagcggcagggtgccggcaatgcgattctgctgccggcacccgcctcctgtattgtgttaaagactgactcttactatcaggccacacagagcggcgcccagcgatgtctcagcactcaccattagttctgttcgccgctccgttcgcctgcagtgctccattactgtctcctctcctgctccacatgctgctgattactatcggagcgatgggaggagacatcagcttcactagtgggcgttccttcttcctggctgtagcgctgtccaatcgcagcgcagggggaaggaacgcccactagtgaagctgatgtctcctcccatcgctccgatagtaatcagcagcatgtggagcaggagaggagacagtaatggggcactgcgggcgaacggagcggcgcccaggactaatggtgagtgctgagacatcgctgggcgccgctctgtgtgggaaatgggaatagtccgtcctatcattggtggctcagtgcgcccgcccctcctccgcccctctctcctcattggtggcgcagtgcgcccgcccctcctcccccctctcttctcattggtggcagcggcagcagcacaggggggagggaggacagcttccttctccccgtgctgctgagagaacatgagcgcgccgatagcagcgcgctcatgttcagagatactagactgccgggccgcaaagatattcattgcgggccgcatgtttgacacccatgctttagactgtagagtcctgaccaagttttcacctccagtagaagagataatccaactaagactgggccccctcttgccctggccccatagcagtcgcattgtctgccgctatggtagttacgcccctgcattaTAGTTCTCTTATGCTGTTGGACAGAATGTGTTCCCAGCAGGGAAATGGGAAGTGGTCACTATTGCCCATTTCTAGTACAGAAACAAAACGGAAGATTCAGAACTATAATAAATCTGAAGCCCCTAAACAAATAGATCACCTATAGCAGATTTAACTGGAAACATTAAGGTCTGCAGTAAAGCTGATCAAGAAATGATGGCCACAATGGATCTTAAGGATGCTTATTTTCACGTCCCAATCCAGAAAATACCTAGATTTGCAGTACAGTTAGAAGGATTTATTATCATTTCAACTGTCTGACTTCTGGAAtctcttcagccccccccccccccccccccccccttcccttcatcTTCTCCAGGATCATGGCAGAGGTAGTGGCCTCACTAAGTCGAAAGGGATACTGAGAGTTCGGTATCTGGACGATCTTTTGGTCATAGCAGAAGATACTGATCTTGCCATCTTCAGGTAGTTCTAGCCTATCTTCAGGCTCTGGGCAGGATAGTCAATTGGGAAAAATACAACCTCCTTCCAGACAACCAGAGGGTATTTTTAGGCATTTTTCTAGATTCCGTCCTCCAGAAATCCTTTTTGCCTCCCTTAAAGATTCAGAATCCAGCAATTCCTGAAGAAACCCATTTGCTCAGAGGGCATGAAGATGCTAGGACTCCTCTTGTCATATATGGAACAGGTCTTTGTCCACCCTGGACCAGAAGATGTCTCTTATCAGAGAAGCAAGGATCTCTTTACAGTGGTGTCTCAGACAACAATCTGCAGACTGGGGTATTCTGGAGTCAGGAAAGCATTTTTCCATTGACAGATGCCAATTCCTCGGGCTGGGATGCCCTTACAGCCATGGATTCCTTCCAAGGGACTTGGTCTGAACCTcagaggaggatgtcgtccaatTACAGGGAACTTCAGGCAATATGGGAAGGTCTCGAAGCAACATAAGCTCAGGCAAGGAATGGTCATGTGCTAGCCCACTTGGACAATTCCACAGCGGTGGATTTCATCCAGCATCGGGGAGAAACGAGGCATTGACATCTTTAAAGGCCAACTGTCATgtttttcatataaaaaaaaatctatttagcatatgttactgttgcagcagcattatgcataaagcaatctttagtttcttcccaTACCACCATTTTCCTTGTTTTCCCTTTAGTTACGGCTGTCTTGAACCCTACAACATGAgaatctcaagatggctcctctgccagttctgaggccaaaactACCTTCccttacacacttgctgtagccagcagcttcctgccagccaatcgatTAGATTACTGAGACAcaactcctcactctgaagcctaatgcagacatgcagtgtgaaggaccgcccctgtcTTCTGCtcccattaaagggcttctgtcaccccactaaatttttttttttttttttgttgctacttataatccctatactgctatATATCAGATAatgttaatcattttcgttcagtagataataaaaaaaaaaaaaaaaaaactgacttatatgcaaattacctgtctaccagcaagtagggcgtctacttgctggaagcagccgcatcctcctctcataaacatgccccctcatgttgattgacagggccagcgaacacgctcgttctctgctggccctgtctgcattcaaaatctggcgcctgcgccgtacctgtcttcagtcggcgcaggaacactgagaggaggacgctcgctcggccgctccttcctcaatgcgccggtgacatcacatctacaccaggcgcactgaggaaggagcggccgagcgagcatcctcccctcagtgcgcctgcctcCCTCACGCCAGTTCGgtttcctgtcctaagggacAGTTTGGATTCACAACCACACCAAGGAGAGCTGCAGGCGCCCCATGTGAGTATTTGAGGGTCTACCCAGCGGCATAGGGCTTCTCAGGAAGCCGCTGCAGAGCCTGGACCTCTGATGCTCCCCTCCCTTCTCCATCGGGAGGTTTTACAGGTCTCCTGGACGCGCTGACCTCTGTGGCCATGTTCGGCTGCCGACATCTGTCGTCACTTCCAGTTTTGGCAGCAGGAGGAGGCACAATGCTGTAGACTGGAAGTGGGGTGTGTATACCCCAAAATCTCTATAGCTTAAGTTTCTTATAAGGCTATCTTCATATTTAGGTTTCCAGATCTAAAGACGGGGTGTGCTATTTGTAAGAAAGTTACCCTCAGGCTGGGGAAAACCTATTTGAAGTCTGCGTAGGCAAGCTACTAGAGGATGAGGCCCATCTCTTATGACAAGCCTAAAGCAGATGATCCAGGATAAAGTGAGGGAGTCGGTTAATAGCCTCCTGGAGAATCTCCCCAGCACCTCTGTAGCCGcttctattccccccccccctccagcgaCCAGGAACTTTTAATGATCATGTAGCGGGAAAGCCAAAATATTAGCTCCTTATTTAGAGTAGTGAGAACCACCATGGGGTTGTATGATTGTAAAGAGCCACAGTCTGTTAGAGACTCCATGTTTGAAGGTCTGGGCCCTAGaaagattaagggttttgatGTCCATGAAAATATTGCCACTGTTCTCAAGAGTGGAGCagaccagataaaaaaaaaaaaaaaaaattattccctcTGCCTTAAAACATCAATACCAGTTTTGAGGATGTTTTGGCCTATTGGGACAGAGCCCCAAAATTGGATGCCCCAAAATTTCCAGAAAAGCAGCCCTCCCTTTGAGGACTCCTTTTGGTTCCTTGAAAGATCCCATAGAAGGGCTGAGATTTATTTGAAAAAGAGCTGGGAGACTATGGCAGGTGCCTTTAGACCTGCCATGGTGGCCACCTCTATTGCAAGATCCCTGAAGATATGGATGAAAGAATTAAAAGATCATATTAAGGAGGGAACCCCTAGAGATGAGTTGCTTTCCTCCTTTCCAACCAAATTTAATGCTATTGATTTCCTTGCGGATGCTTCTGTTGACTCTTTAAATTTTCTGTTAGGGCTTCTGCCCTTTCTAATTCGGCTTGTAGAGCCATCTGGTTAAAACACTGGAAGGGTGACTCGTCCTCCAAAGCAAAATGATGTGTAATACCTCAGAACAAATATGCAGGGCGGCCACTTGGAAGAGGGCTCATACCTTCACTAAACCTTATTAGGCTTGATGTTTTCGCCAATGAGGACATGGCCTTTGGACGCAAGgtccttggtgctgtggtccctccatAAGTGTTTATTTCACTTTAGTTCTTACAATGTGCTCTCATGGAGATGACTACCAGTGAGTGTAATACTAATTTCCCCAGATATAATCTATCCTTGCAATCAAGCTTCACTTGAAgtagatttattaaactggtgtaaaggaaaacttttttttttttttttcagtgctcCCTCAAAGACTTACCTCAATACCTTTTTCCATGCTTAACTTTAAACGGTGCTACTTATAAACCAGACGACCAGTGTAATTACTACTGTATCCTCAAATTGATTTAATTTTATGCACTAACCAATAGCCTTTGgacgactaagccagttctactgtacaccattgataaatgaccccataaatgtAGATTTGGCTGTCCAGTGAGGGGTTTTGGAGACTCTAGGCAATATGTTCTATTATCTTGTCTGTAAAATTTCTCATTccagtttttacttttttataggGCTGAAGATGAGTATGACTGTACCTGTGATAGTACACGTGCCATTAAAACCACCCACTGAGAACACTACAATGTCCTTCTTTGTGAAGTATCCTGCAAAACCTACAGACCCTGAGGTTTACCTGGAGCCACGTCCTGCAGCTTCTGTATATGTCAAGTAAGTGATTACCAGTTGAGATCATGGTGCCCTTTATTTTGTAAGTGATGTGGGGAAAAAATCATCTAAAACTATGGCACACATTACATGACTACCTGATTATGCCTAAAAGGTAAAGTTCATTCAGGCATATCGATCTGAGTGATGGGGCTGATTTCTCAGACCTCACTAAAGGCTGAACTTGACAGGTAACATAAGGGCCTCTACATGAATTATctggctttttattttttgtactaaAAGGCCAAAATAACTTTCAGCTGTttcttttctgcattttttttttttttttctgcaaacagtggtgcagatttactaatactgtcaGTGTAAACTCCCAAAAATGTGCCAATATTCTGCTTTTAAGTTATATCCGTCCCCACAAAGCTATTAAAGAGGCTGTCagaatgatcaaccctattaaaccaaggATACTGCCTAGTAGGGCTCCTCATACAGTCATTTAGCATATGGACAAAATAAGGGCATCAGTTATTTGTGTTAGTCATATACAAAGGGAAAGTcggagcaccaggaggcagggCTGAATTCTTTGAgcactacgccccccccccccttcattgagAGGCCTAGACATCGGTATGAGGACAGAACTGTGTCCCAACATGATGAGCCCAAACAGTATGCCTGGGTTAATGGGGTTGATTatgctgacagagcctctttaggcCACAACACCTCAATGGCCAACACATAAAGGTTGGTGTGTAAAACATTTAATAAATGCAAAGAAAGTTGTTCCAAAGTTGATGCATTTTCAATGTTCTTTGTGACATTGTTTTTTCTCCTACAAATAATTCTATGTAAAAAGGACAAGAGCTACAGCATGCCACTTAAGACCAAAAAGGACAGTTATGAAACAGGACACATTTTATTCATATTTCCCATAAATCTACTGCATAAAATATATCAAAACACAGGAGCAAAAAGCCACTAAAGACAAAGTGCAGAAAAACACTAACAAACTGTTTTAAAGCCTCCTAATGTCTTCCACGATTTCAAATGTCTGCTCAATCAAGTCCTAATGGCTCTGTTCATGAGATGTccttgtgtgtgtgggggggggggggatacctgCAGACAGTCTGTCATACTTCAGGACAAGTGTCACACTTGATTAAATTCTTaaatctaaggcctcttttacacgggcgtgtccagattaggtccgAATGCGtcccgttgcggcaaacccgcacgagtaggtacccaattgcagtcagttttgactgcgattgtgttccgttcagtttttatcacgcgggtgcaatgcgatttaaacgCGCATgataaactgaatgtggtacccagacctgaacttcacagaagtttgggttcaaggttgtgtagattgtagtattttttcccttataacatggttataataaaaaattgcattctgaatacagaatgcatagtacaattgggctggaggggttaaaaaaaaatattaactctccttaatccacttgttcgtgcagccggcatctcttctgtcttcatctgtggtgaaaaggacctttgacatcactacgttcatcacatgatccatcaccatagtgatggatcatgtgatgagcgtagtgacatcatcaaaggtccttttcctcacagatgaagacagaagagatgccggctgcacgaacaagtggataaggtgagttaaattattttaaccccttcagccctattttaccgcatccacacttgcttgcgattttcacgcaacgcacaagtgaagcgtgaaaatcaccgctcatgtgcacagccccatagaaatgaatgcacccgcactgaatccggacccaatgtgttcacctcacgctttgcacctgcgcagaaatctcacctgtgtgaaaggggcctaagggtgccttcacacactgCAGAATTTCCCACAACTGAAAATCTGCTCCACCtgcctgaatggggcttgcagaatgtGTTCTCCTCCCCGTTCAAATGAAtactgatttataaaaaaaaaaaaatcctttcacAGAAAATTAGGCAACAAAATCCGCAATGTCTAAAGGCACCCCAACACTgatctagaaaagctactccagttttcctacttgaGTGAGATTGCAACTTTTAAAAAGTGTAGTGAAACCCATTAACATGGCTAACCACATGCCCATCCTTACCATATTTCAAAGCTGGAGTGAGGAGTTAAAATGCAAAAACAcaattttccaactttttttttaaagccagaattctggagtgtctGCATATTAAGGGCCTATATATTTATATCTTCTGGATATTCATGTAAGCTTTCCATTCTTTTCAGGACTTTTGGAGGATATGCCCTAAACACTATGTATGCTGAGCAAGCTAAAGCCCTAGCAGAGAAGCTGGAGCTCCTTGCTCTGCCGTTTGATGATACATACTTCATACATGGTGGCTACGATGCTCCTTCTCAAATTTTCAATCGTCATAATGAAGTGTGGTACATGGCAAAGTCCTCTCACCCGAGGGGATTTCATCATTCCTCTGCTCCTCAGCCCTGAATGTGATCTCCATACCATCTTATAATATCTTACAAGACGTTGTTAAATGGTACTCAAACACTAACATGCAAAACTTCTAACAAATGCCTCTGGTAAATATTAAGCGTTGTCTTGAATGTAGCATGTCATCATGAATAGTGCTGTTTTTGTAACATTTTGTTGCATTAAAATATTTATATAACGTGGCTCTTCTTGGTTTATATTGGAGGGGAGTGAGTCTGTTGTAAACTGATGCAATGCAGATTAATTTCTGAGAAATTAACTAACTAATCCACTATTTGCTAATTTCCACCTCACcacgacggccacaaggagattgacctctgtaggggcaggaacagaggggGTTTAAATGCCcctccaacaccagtgtttcctgtccctacaggggcAGAGAGAGGTCTCCCTAACCAGGGAGATTAAGACAGATGTAATTCCTGACACCACCTGGCTTACCTTGGTGTCCCAGTACTACCACTGGGCAGGGGAGAAGTCGGAGGCCTCGCTCTGTTTGATACGAGAGCCTGCTACCTGGACGCGATCTCCAGCCGGGCCTCCTAGGGTTTTAGCCGGGCCCTTTAGCGCTATGCAGCAACGTCTCTTCCAGGAGACTAGGAAGTGACATAAGGCGCGCGTCTCCTGGAAACATCGGCACAGCGCATGGAAGTGCAGAGGCAACAATCCATTGCTTATGCCATCATGTCAGCAGAACCCCGCTCTCCAGAAGACCCCCTCTGCGCCGATTGCTGTATCACCTTTGCTTGCACTTGTGGTCAGGGAACTCGGGTTCCTCTCTCCTCCTACACTTGGGCTTGGGGGCAAAGTGTAATTTtcaatatatattgtgttcatatCAGCCTGATTGGGGTCACTCTCCCCTCCTAGGTCCCTAAGGAGGCACAGAAGGTTAGGAAGCCCGCTAAGTGCCTATCGTGCTATAGGCGGCTTCCAGATTACCATAAGACTATGTAAAGATTGCATTTCAAGTGTTATACGGCATGAACAACCTTCGTTAATTGAAGAATTTAGGTCCATGATTCACAAACTCAAATCCTCTTGATCTCAGCTTACTTCTTTACCTAGAGATCCACCTCCAGCTAAAAGGCAGAGAATAGCATCCCCCTCTTCCTCAGATTCAGATGGAATAGCTGAAGACACTTCGTCCTCTAGACCCTGGGGCGACGAGGAGGCTTCCTCTGATGCAGAATTCTCTGACTCCGCCATTTTGTTTTCCCTCTGAATGCATGCCAGACTTGCTAAAGGCCGTCAGAGCCACCATGGGGGTGGAAGAAGCCCAGAAGTCTCATTCTGTACAGGACGAAATGTTcggagtgtagtgtcccactacataatggtgggcactactcaagggtcaattgggtcatgttgttctccacctcttgtggaatatggtcatggtattttatatagaattttaatgtatgttgtcatactatctcctgtgtaccaggcctgttaggtgtgtagttcctcctcctaggcagtagagggagctagggaaccccctggtgtatatatagtcaggtcctgttcagagAGGGGaagtgtggtcagaagccaagtGTGCACTTTAGCTAGAGAGCAGCTgaagagcagcttctgacatgcagctagatagcccaggctcctagcttgccaccaggggAAGAAGCTACCTCCTGAAGATATATAGCAcctttaaaagtacagtgcagagccacttttatccagccaaatagaaagctgaagggcataatgatatttacagcaagaggatatataccagaggaaggtttccctacccaaggataaagccagcaatagggcatacgggccttggtgaaagccagacagcatctcaggaaagtacagcctgatctgtaagtgttaatcAGAGGgactatcttgcaaagactttacctgccatttgtatgaagcctgcctgtattcaacattatacatatggaactaactgaagactgtatatagttggactgttcagtaaaaagttctggttcactgcaactttgtgtacctcaattattcctacaacaaatcggtgtgccactgttactggtgtcacgaactttaagggatcttgccacgggCACACTagacctacaacacccagggcaactcacctaccacctggcctagtccctatacacagagtgcccacgaggatccatgtgccagcctccatcactgctgtatgcctgcccagggtgtatatataatatatatatatatatatatatgtaccaagagcaaccctcggtttaactacccctgtgacctcacattcgctcaccctgcagggctgcgtactgcaggaGGTCTTCAAATTAAAAAAAGCGTTCTTCCTATAAACGAGAATATACGTGACATGGTTCTCGACGAATGGTCCAATCCTGAGAAACGCCTGGGGGTGCCTAAGTCCTTTAGGAATCGGCTTCTATTTGATACTAATGAGTGCAAAATATTTAAAGAAACACCTAAGATCGATGTTCAGGTCgcaaaagtaaataaaaagacAGCTCTACCCATTGAGGACGCCTCCCAGTTACGCGACCCCATGGACAGGAAGGCGGACAGcttgttgaaaaaaaaatcctgggaggCCGCAATGTATAACCTAAAGTCCAATATCGCTGCTACCTCGGTGGCGAGGGCCATGGGGTTGTGGTTAAACAAACTAGAGACTCATATCCAAgacaagaccccccccccctagggAGGAAATCTTAAATTCTCTTCCTCTGCTAAAGTCTGCCACTGCATTTATGGCGGATGCTTTGGCGGAATCTGTAAGGTATGCCGGCCTTGTGGATGAAGTGCTGGTCGGGAATAAGACATCAAAGATGAAGTTGTGCTCCATCCCCTTCTTGGGGGGGGAGTAAGTCTTTGGCCCTGTGTTAGACCGCATTTTAGAAAAGGCGGCAGACAGAAAAGGGTTTCCCCGAAGAACGATCCTCTAAAAGAAAATTTCCCTTTTGTGACTCCGCTAGTCAGGGTAGGCCCTACAGAGATAAAGGGAAGTTAGGTCCCTTGAGCTACCTCAAGGGTGACCAGGGAAGAGGCACTCACCTCCCTTCCTCCCAAAATAAATCTAGTGACAGACAATGACGCCAGAGTCGGGGGGGAGATTGAAGAATTTTCTAGCCCCGTGGGTTTCCATCACCCTTAATCCTTGGGCCCGGGACATCATAAGATCCGGCTACCGAATAGAATTTTCTTCATCTCCCCCAAACCTTTTCATTGTCACCAGTCCCGGCTCGTCCTCGGTAAACAAGAAAATCCTGCAGGGAGTCCAGAACCTTCTAGAAATGGGTGTAGTAACTCAGGTCCCATTGTCACAGCTAGGGCAGGGGTTCTATTCAAACCTCTTAGTACAAAAGAAGGGAGGCTCATTCCGCACGATCATAAATTTAAAGTCCCTAAACAAATTCATATTCTATCggaaattcaggatggagtcTCTGATACCGCTGATAGGAAGAAACGTTCTGATGTGTACAGTAGACCTAAGGGACGCTTCCTATCACGTCCCGATCCACCCAAATTCCCAGAAATTTCTGAGATTCGCGATTCAAGATCGCAAAGGCTCAATCCTTCATTTCCAATTTACGGCTCTTCCCTTTTGAATATCGTCTGCTCCCAGAGTTTTCACGAAGCTCGTTGTCGAGATGGTGGCTTCCCTGAGGCACAGAGGCTTGGTGATCGTACCATACTTGGACGATTTCCTCATAATTGGCGACAGCGAAAGTCAGCTCAAAGCGAATCTAGACACCTTCCTATCGTTCATACGAGATCTAGGTTGGTTAATAAACCTGCAGAAATCTAATCTCCACCCATCCAGTATGATTCAGTttctgggggtcattctagattccCAAGATCAACGCAAGTTTCTACCATTGGACAAAAGCGTGAACCTTTGTTTAAAGATCTAACTGTTTCAGAGCGTTTAATTGGCGGTCCGCAATAAACGGATCCACaagaaatacggatgacgtccgtgtgcattccgtattttgcggaacggaacatctggcccctaatagaatagtACTGTCCTTGTTCGTtatacaataataggacatattatatttcttggtggaacggaaatacagacatacggaaacggaatgcacacggagtaacttccaatttttttgcagacccattgaaatgaatggttgcgTATACGGTCCACAGAAAAAAACgggacggacatggaaagaaaataagtttgtgtgcatgaggcctaaagagtaTCACAGCAGGTGATGAATTAGGAGTTGCGTCTTTGTATTCGTCAGGGTGAAGGtggattggggcacatttatcaagttcGCCTGTTTTTAGCCCAAATATCAGACTGGTGTATTCCATTCGGCCGTCTTTCTTTTGCTGAGTATTTATTACAAGTCGCACAGCAGGTGATGAATTAGACTCGGTGTATTTTTATtagtctgacctctagtggttcTTTTTCAGTTcaacaggttcatattcacttaggcctctttcacacaaacgtaaaggctccgtgcctgtgctgcgggccgcatacggcggttccgcaatacacaggataccagccatgtgcattccccatcacggatgcggacccattcactttaatgggtccgcaaatccggagatgcggtgcggaacggaagcactacggactgcttctgtggtgttctgttccgtgaaaagatagaacttctttttgcggaatgaacagatcacggaccccattcaagtgaatgggtctgcgatccgcatgcggcttccccgcggtctgtgcccgtgcattgcggaccgcagcacgggcacggagctctaacgtttgtgtgaaagaggctttagacTGGTCTAATTAGTATATGAGCATGGAAAAATTCATGTATAAAAAAACATACACCTACATACACATAAATAGAtcagaaaaaagtcacaaaaattattaaaattctgTTTCAGT
The sequence above is a segment of the Bufo bufo chromosome 4, aBufBuf1.1, whole genome shotgun sequence genome. Coding sequences within it:
- the LOC120999338 gene encoding heme-binding protein 2-like; this encodes MEVRRRLLLGLLSVLGIAVQASDVSSQNQLPPFCHHYDCPKYQLVEQYDDFELRQYEETLWVTTSLKQDIFGIGMVISFNRLFMYINGNNAYGLKMSMTVPVIVHVPLKPPTENTTMSFFVKYPAKPTDPEVYLEPRPAASVYVKTFGGYALNTMYAEQAKALAEKLELLALPFDDTYFIHGGYDAPSQIFNRHNEVWYMAKSSHPRGFHHSSAPQP